In the genome of Mycobacteriales bacterium, the window CCCAGGCTGCCCATCGTCATGACCAGGAACAGCGCCGAGTGGATGGCGTTGCGGGCCAGCACCGTGCCGAACGCCCCGGCCAGCGCGATCGGCCCGAGGATCCAGAACAGCACGGCCTCGCCGTTGGAGATCTCCACCGCGGCCAGCGTGGTCGTCACCGGGCACCACCCTCGAGGTCGGAGCCGGCCAGGAAGTGGTCGCCGTCGGTGTTCAGCGCCGCGCCGGCCTGCGCGGTCTCCGCGGTCGGCACCGACGGCGACGGCCCGTCCGGGGTGGCGTCCGCGGCAGTGCGGGCGGCCCGGTCCGGTACGTCGACGTAGTAGGCCAGCTCGCTGTCGCCCAGCCGCATCGGGTGCGGCGGCGCCTCCATGCCCGGCAGCAGCGGGGCCATCAGCTGGTCCTTGGTGTAGATCAGCCGCTGCCGGTCGTCATCGGCCAGCTCGTACTCGTTGGACATGGTCAGCGAGCGGGTCGGGCAGGCCTCGATGCACAGGCCGCAGAAGATGCAGCGCAGGTAGTTGATCTGGTAGACGGCGCCGTACCGCTCACCGGGGGAGAACCGGGCCTCCTCGGTGTTGTCGCCGCCCTCGACGTAGATCGCGTCGGCCGGGCAGGCCCACGCGCACAGCTCGCAGCCGACGCACTTCTCCAGCCCGTCCGGGTGCCGGTTGAGCACGTGCCGACCGTGGTAGCGGGGCGCGGTCGCACGCACGTCGAACGGGTACTGCTGCGTGACCTTCTTCTTGAACATCTGGGAGAAGGTCAGGCCGAAGCCCTTGACCGCGTCGAACATCAGCGGGTCTCCCCTGCAGGCGGGTCGTCGGAGTCGATCACGTCGGCGTCGGGCGCGGGCACGGTGCTGACCGGCTCCCGGACCCGCAGCCGCGGCGAGGGCGGCACGACCAGGTCCATCGGCGGCACCGGGAACGCGCGGGACGGGGCCCCGCGCCGGGACGGCCGGGCCGGTTCCTCGTCCTCCTCGTCGTCCTCGACCTGCCGCCCCTCCGGCAGCAGGTACGTGACCAGGATGACC includes:
- the nuoI gene encoding NADH-quinone oxidoreductase subunit NuoI, yielding MFDAVKGFGLTFSQMFKKKVTQQYPFDVRATAPRYHGRHVLNRHPDGLEKCVGCELCAWACPADAIYVEGGDNTEEARFSPGERYGAVYQINYLRCIFCGLCIEACPTRSLTMSNEYELADDDRQRLIYTKDQLMAPLLPGMEAPPHPMRLGDSELAYYVDVPDRAARTAADATPDGPSPSVPTAETAQAGAALNTDGDHFLAGSDLEGGAR